In a genomic window of Mageeibacillus indolicus UPII9-5:
- a CDS encoding Mini-ribonuclease 3, translated as MHDPVLESTSLQQLGKTQQLQQTLEMQQIRQLPVSTLAYIGDAYYELWVRRRLLSFIVAKSGDLHHLTVKLVNATFQAALVRQWQKEDILDLDEEAIFLRGRNGNPGAMAKHADPVDYRLATGLETLVGYLYLSNKLGRLNTLLQPEIDRAILQMKVNKYGNTKLQP; from the coding sequence ATGCATGATCCTGTGTTGGAATCAACGTCATTGCAACAGTTGGGGAAAACCCAACAATTGCAGCAAACACTGGAGATGCAGCAGATAAGGCAGTTGCCGGTATCGACGCTGGCCTATATCGGAGATGCGTATTACGAACTTTGGGTGCGGCGGCGTTTGCTTTCATTTATTGTTGCGAAATCAGGTGATTTGCATCACTTAACTGTGAAGCTGGTCAATGCGACATTTCAGGCTGCTTTGGTGCGCCAGTGGCAGAAGGAAGATATACTTGATTTAGATGAAGAGGCGATTTTCTTGCGCGGCCGCAACGGCAATCCCGGTGCAATGGCCAAACACGCTGATCCGGTTGACTATCGGTTGGCAACTGGTTTGGAAACTTTAGTCGGTTACCTATATCTTTCAAACAAGCTTGGCCGACTCAATACGCTGCTGCAACCTGAAATAGACCGAGCTATTTTACAAATGAAGGTAAATAAATATGGAAATACGAAACTTCAACCATAA
- the cysS gene encoding cysteine--tRNA ligase, translating into MQLFDSLTNQKREFIPLEPGKVKMYSCGPTVYNYFHLGNARPFVVFDLLRRYLEYRGYKVTFVQNFTDIDDKMIRRANEEGVTLRELADKYIAEYFKDADGLGIKRATIQPRATESIDAIIEQVGKLVAGGHAYVSTDGVYFSTRSFPDYGKLSHFHLDELEAGASERVNTGENKHDPADFAVWKFKKPGEPAWPSPWGEGRPGWHIECSSMINRYLGPTIDIHSGGKDLIFPHHENEIAQSECATGKQLAHYWLHNGFINVNNEKMSKSLGNFFTVRDVVKHFPYDVIRFFLLTGHYRSPINFSDELLQAAQTGLTRLRNCYSAVQFKLKSKAESAESADKAAAAAESVRKSIDTARAAFIAAMDDDLNTPDALAAIFSWVREVNTLITSSPSAADCQAVLDFFDELGDVLGLRWQCEEAIPTEILALVEARTQAKKAKNFTLADELRKQITEAGYTLMDTPQGPRIEKQHA; encoded by the coding sequence ATGCAATTATTTGACTCTTTAACTAATCAGAAACGTGAGTTTATTCCGCTTGAACCGGGTAAAGTTAAAATGTACAGTTGCGGCCCGACTGTTTATAATTATTTTCACCTCGGTAACGCCCGGCCGTTTGTGGTATTTGATTTGTTGCGCCGATATTTGGAATACCGTGGTTACAAAGTTACTTTTGTCCAAAATTTCACCGATATAGATGACAAAATGATCAGACGTGCCAATGAGGAAGGCGTTACCCTACGAGAGTTGGCGGATAAATACATTGCCGAATATTTTAAAGATGCTGACGGTTTGGGCATCAAGCGGGCCACTATTCAGCCTCGGGCAACAGAGTCAATTGATGCGATAATAGAACAGGTCGGTAAATTGGTTGCTGGCGGCCATGCTTACGTAAGTACGGACGGAGTATATTTTTCGACAAGGTCTTTCCCAGATTATGGTAAATTATCCCATTTCCATTTGGATGAGCTGGAAGCGGGAGCCAGTGAGCGGGTCAATACGGGCGAAAACAAACATGACCCGGCAGATTTTGCTGTCTGGAAGTTTAAGAAACCAGGTGAACCGGCTTGGCCTTCACCTTGGGGCGAGGGCCGTCCCGGCTGGCACATTGAGTGCTCATCCATGATTAACCGATATTTGGGGCCGACCATAGATATTCATAGCGGGGGGAAAGATTTGATTTTCCCGCATCATGAAAATGAAATCGCTCAAAGTGAGTGCGCAACCGGTAAACAGCTCGCCCACTATTGGCTTCACAATGGTTTTATCAATGTCAATAATGAAAAAATGAGCAAATCCTTGGGTAATTTCTTCACGGTCAGAGATGTGGTAAAGCATTTTCCTTATGATGTTATAAGGTTTTTCTTGCTGACAGGTCACTATCGCAGTCCAATTAATTTCAGTGATGAATTGTTGCAGGCGGCACAGACTGGTTTGACAAGATTACGCAATTGCTATAGCGCGGTGCAGTTTAAACTTAAGAGCAAGGCCGAATCGGCAGAATCAGCTGATAAAGCCGCTGCTGCTGCCGAGTCTGTTCGTAAGTCAATTGACACGGCTCGAGCTGCTTTTATTGCAGCTATGGACGATGATCTTAACACGCCGGATGCTTTGGCGGCCATTTTTTCGTGGGTGCGGGAGGTCAACACTTTGATTACGTCTTCGCCGTCGGCGGCGGACTGTCAGGCCGTCCTCGACTTCTTTGATGAATTGGGTGATGTCTTGGGTTTACGTTGGCAGTGCGAAGAGGCGATTCCAACAGAAATTTTAGCTTTAGTGGAAGCACGGACCCAAGCTAAAAAGGCTAAAAATTTCACGCTAGCCGATGAATTGCGTAAGCAGATAACTGAAGCTGGATATACTTTGATGGATACGCCCCAGGGGCCGCGTATCGAGAAACAACATGCATGA
- a CDS encoding PLP-dependent aminotransferase family protein — MPKEPLYLKLYNEIKTAIVSGNLRGGERLPSKRCQADTHNVSTVTVQTAYEQLIAEGYITSRPRSGYFVLLPEERARQFSNQIITPNHFPVDAPNFPPVPPDFVPSCPSAYIDLSNHTPHTDSFPFSTWSKLMREIISINYYRLLERLPHSGLFTLRQSIAKYLLRNQGVTVNPEYIVIGAGTEYLYSIAVKLVGRHSIIALENPGYRRLANIYAGENVTTTTIPLDGEGILPEYLALSKANVLHISPSGQFPTGCLMSERRRQAVLGWLQADRNRYVIEDDYEREFQFNKSHLPALRQMDYNNRTIYINTFSQTISPSLRISYMVLPSSLIQKYNLLYSNYSCTVTSFEQYTLAAFIDGGYFERHVNRLRRRYRQFYQTVLPRLSEFDYLNQLPRNIPGLNFLLPLKSSKDETELKRNGEEHGLKLNFLSDYLLAPVKVPPKVAVLSCRSLNLASFTAGLEILKVIL; from the coding sequence ATGCCTAAAGAACCTCTTTACCTAAAATTATATAACGAAATCAAAACCGCCATTGTCTCAGGAAATTTGCGCGGCGGTGAACGTCTGCCTTCAAAACGTTGTCAGGCCGATACTCATAATGTCAGCACAGTTACCGTACAGACTGCTTATGAGCAACTAATCGCCGAAGGGTATATCACTTCACGCCCTCGCAGTGGCTACTTTGTTTTGTTACCGGAAGAAAGGGCGCGGCAATTCAGTAACCAGATTATTACGCCGAACCATTTTCCCGTCGATGCTCCCAACTTCCCACCCGTTCCTCCCGATTTCGTTCCGAGCTGCCCTTCCGCATATATAGATCTAAGCAATCACACCCCCCATACCGATTCTTTTCCATTCAGCACATGGTCAAAACTGATGCGAGAAATTATCAGCATAAATTACTACCGTCTATTAGAGAGATTGCCCCACAGCGGACTTTTCACCCTCAGGCAGTCAATCGCCAAATATTTATTGCGTAATCAAGGGGTTACCGTAAACCCTGAATATATCGTTATCGGGGCTGGAACCGAATACCTATACAGTATCGCGGTTAAATTGGTAGGAAGACACTCAATTATCGCCTTAGAAAATCCCGGCTATCGCAGATTAGCCAATATTTATGCCGGAGAAAATGTCACTACAACCACAATACCGCTGGATGGCGAAGGAATTTTGCCGGAATATTTGGCTTTAAGCAAAGCAAACGTTTTACACATATCACCGTCAGGGCAATTTCCAACCGGCTGTTTAATGAGCGAGCGACGTCGACAAGCCGTCCTGGGGTGGCTTCAAGCCGACCGTAACCGCTATGTGATAGAGGATGACTATGAACGAGAATTTCAGTTCAATAAAAGTCATTTACCAGCTCTCAGGCAAATGGATTATAACAACAGAACTATATATATTAATACATTTTCGCAGACAATCTCTCCGTCATTACGTATAAGTTACATGGTTCTGCCTTCTTCGCTTATTCAAAAATACAATCTTTTGTACAGTAATTATAGCTGCACAGTAACTAGTTTCGAGCAATATACATTGGCAGCGTTTATAGATGGCGGCTATTTTGAGCGTCATGTAAATCGGCTGCGCCGGCGATACCGCCAATTTTATCAAACTGTCTTGCCTCGCTTGAGCGAATTTGATTATCTTAACCAATTGCCTCGTAATATTCCCGGATTAAATTTTCTCTTACCGTTGAAGTCATCTAAAGATGAAACTGAGCTTAAGCGGAATGGCGAAGAACACGGCCTGAAACTGAACTTTTTATCAGATTATCTTTTGGCACCGGTAAAAGTTCCACCTAAAGTTGCCGTTTTAAGTTGTCGCAGTTTAAATCTCGCCTCCTTCACTGCAGGATTGGAGATTTTAAAAGTGATTTTATAA
- a CDS encoding ComF family protein, whose product MRGAIKKDEEGDFTFKLPNNIFFPLVCFGCGIGMGVPGLLPGFCPECGDRLKEFLEPKNVRLHLIKNSSTEPGMPVLSVFPYIDPIVGMIRSLKFAQAYENANILGTYMAVVWRRLTSVGVYEGIFYRPYGQFFYHGHANLTGLQAISGNIVEKRLPLQPDGVIAVPLHRRRLRQRGYNQADLIASALCRLLNYPNMAGIIVRSKYTKPQTETADRRERQLNVQDAFSCVCREKVKGKCILVIDDVLTGGSTLLSVAACLYAAGAATVIGMVAATDHPRLKDLSET is encoded by the coding sequence ATGAGAGGGGCGATTAAAAAAGATGAAGAAGGTGATTTTACGTTTAAGCTACCGAACAATATATTTTTCCCGCTGGTTTGCTTCGGCTGCGGTATAGGAATGGGCGTGCCCGGCCTGCTGCCCGGGTTTTGTCCTGAATGCGGTGATCGCTTGAAAGAATTTCTTGAACCGAAAAATGTCAGGTTACACTTGATTAAAAACTCTTCTACTGAGCCAGGTATGCCTGTTTTGAGTGTATTTCCCTATATAGACCCGATAGTAGGAATGATCAGAAGTCTTAAATTTGCCCAAGCCTATGAAAACGCCAATATCCTTGGAACCTACATGGCGGTAGTTTGGCGGCGACTAACTTCTGTAGGGGTATATGAAGGCATTTTTTACCGCCCTTATGGACAATTTTTTTATCACGGCCACGCAAATTTAACCGGCTTACAAGCCATATCGGGAAATATTGTCGAAAAACGGTTGCCGCTGCAACCGGACGGAGTGATAGCCGTGCCACTGCACCGTCGACGTCTTAGGCAACGCGGTTACAATCAGGCAGATCTAATAGCCTCTGCCCTGTGTCGTTTGCTCAACTACCCCAATATGGCCGGGATAATAGTTCGATCAAAATATACAAAGCCACAAACCGAAACCGCCGATCGACGCGAACGCCAGCTTAACGTTCAGGATGCATTTTCCTGTGTTTGCCGGGAAAAGGTAAAAGGCAAGTGCATTTTGGTTATAGATGACGTTTTGACCGGTGGATCAACGCTATTAAGTGTGGCCGCCTGTTTATATGCAGCGGGTGCTGCGACTGTTATCGGCATGGTCGCGGCTACCGACCATCCTCGTTTAAAAGATCTTTCTGAAACTTAG
- the metK gene encoding methionine adenosyltransferase, which yields MKEYLNERSKYLFSSESVTEGHPDKICDQISDAVLDAILAKDSMARVACETMTTTGMVVVAGEISTNCYVDIPKIVRNTVRRIGYTRGKYGFDADNCAVLTAIDEQSGDIAMGVNLAAEHKDGSDEAVINGAGDQGMMFGYACSETKEYMPLTLVLAHHLCQKLTEVRRNGVLPLIRPDGKAQVTVEYDGNKPIHIDTVVISTQHDEDYKLSDLRRDILAEVITPVMQTELFDAKTKIWINPTGRFVIGGPHGDTGVTGRKIIVDTYGGAAAHGGGAFSGKDPTKVDRSASYMARYAAKNVVAAGLAEQCQIQVAYAIGVAHPVSINVETFGTGKVDSEVIIDAIRTVFDFTPDGIIRTLDLRRPIYEQTAAYGHFGRDDLDLPWERLDKVDDLQKFVNRK from the coding sequence ATGAAAGAATATTTAAATGAACGCAGCAAGTATCTGTTTTCTTCAGAATCAGTGACTGAGGGGCATCCTGACAAAATATGCGATCAAATATCTGATGCTGTTTTGGATGCCATATTAGCCAAAGACAGCATGGCTAGAGTGGCTTGTGAAACGATGACCACCACGGGAATGGTAGTGGTGGCTGGCGAAATCTCTACCAATTGTTACGTCGACATACCTAAAATTGTTCGTAACACTGTCAGGAGAATCGGCTACACGCGCGGCAAATACGGATTTGATGCGGACAATTGCGCCGTTCTTACCGCGATCGACGAGCAGTCTGGCGATATAGCCATGGGTGTTAATTTGGCCGCTGAGCACAAGGACGGCTCAGACGAAGCAGTCATCAACGGTGCGGGAGATCAAGGCATGATGTTTGGCTACGCCTGCAGTGAAACAAAAGAGTACATGCCGTTGACTTTGGTTTTAGCCCATCATTTGTGCCAAAAATTGACTGAAGTTCGGCGTAACGGGGTCCTGCCTCTGATAAGACCGGACGGCAAGGCTCAAGTGACAGTAGAATATGACGGCAATAAGCCGATACACATAGATACCGTGGTTATTTCCACTCAACATGACGAAGACTACAAGTTGAGCGATTTGCGCAGGGACATTTTAGCAGAAGTCATTACTCCGGTTATGCAAACAGAACTGTTTGATGCAAAAACAAAGATATGGATTAATCCTACTGGACGTTTTGTTATCGGCGGCCCTCATGGTGATACCGGGGTAACCGGACGTAAAATTATTGTTGACACTTATGGCGGAGCGGCTGCTCACGGCGGCGGAGCTTTTTCCGGTAAGGATCCGACCAAAGTCGATCGCTCGGCTTCCTACATGGCGCGTTATGCCGCTAAAAATGTCGTTGCAGCTGGACTGGCGGAGCAGTGCCAGATTCAGGTTGCCTACGCAATCGGCGTGGCGCATCCGGTGTCGATAAATGTCGAAACTTTTGGTACGGGCAAGGTTGATTCAGAAGTTATTATTGATGCCATAAGAACGGTGTTTGATTTTACGCCGGACGGAATCATTCGTACGCTTGATTTGCGACGCCCGATTTATGAGCAGACAGCGGCTTACGGACATTTCGGCCGTGACGATTTGGATCTCCCTTGGGAAAGACTTGACAAGGTTGATGACTTGCAAAAATTTGTTAACCGAAAATAA
- the thiH gene encoding 2-iminoacetate synthase ThiH — protein sequence MQNKTVFDYLPDMDVISEEIPNAIAAGWEKQKLRTVTEADMKMVLAKERLSPDDYFILISPIAEKFMPEMAAKAESLRRRYFGNNVYAFSPLYIANYCENGCRYCGFNAQSSIKRSMLTTAEIEAEMQALAAEGIEDVLLLTGESARFSSVAYIETAVGIARKYFRVVGLEVYPANVADYRRWQMAGADFVTAFQETYDPTVYDYCHPYGHKRSIIYRMNTQERAIMGGMRGVGFGALFGLSDPLHDAYALGLHAYLIQRKYPQVEIAISFPRIRPTHGTSGVGDTHKIGEKKLMQYILAMRIFLPFAAITVSTRERKEFRDAAMAWGATKISASVDTGIGRRCNAHAEDEGEEQFVIADTRTLHEIETDLEEKGLYVLRNDYIRL from the coding sequence ATGCAAAACAAAACTGTGTTCGATTATTTGCCCGATATGGATGTCATATCTGAAGAAATTCCAAATGCTATAGCCGCAGGCTGGGAAAAACAAAAATTGCGAACAGTAACTGAGGCCGACATGAAGATGGTACTCGCCAAGGAAAGGCTGTCGCCGGATGATTACTTTATTTTGATCAGTCCTATAGCTGAGAAATTTATGCCGGAGATGGCAGCCAAAGCGGAGTCACTTCGCCGCCGTTATTTCGGCAATAATGTTTATGCTTTTTCTCCACTTTACATCGCCAATTACTGTGAAAACGGCTGCCGTTACTGTGGGTTTAATGCGCAAAGTTCGATCAAACGTTCAATGTTGACCACCGCGGAAATTGAGGCGGAGATGCAAGCACTTGCCGCGGAGGGAATAGAAGATGTATTGTTGCTTACCGGCGAGTCGGCGCGTTTTTCTTCGGTAGCCTATATCGAAACTGCTGTCGGAATAGCGCGCAAATATTTTAGAGTAGTAGGATTGGAAGTTTACCCGGCCAATGTGGCAGACTATCGCCGTTGGCAGATGGCTGGCGCGGACTTTGTGACGGCATTCCAAGAAACGTATGATCCAACAGTGTATGACTATTGTCATCCTTATGGACACAAGCGTAGCATTATATATCGTATGAATACGCAGGAACGGGCAATTATGGGCGGTATGCGAGGTGTTGGCTTTGGCGCTTTATTCGGGCTTAGCGACCCGTTGCACGATGCTTATGCCCTTGGGTTGCATGCCTATCTCATTCAACGAAAATATCCGCAGGTTGAGATTGCCATCTCTTTTCCCCGTATTCGTCCGACGCACGGTACAAGTGGTGTCGGTGATACCCACAAGATAGGTGAAAAGAAATTAATGCAATATATTCTAGCGATGCGCATATTTTTGCCGTTCGCGGCGATAACCGTTTCTACTCGGGAACGCAAAGAATTCCGCGATGCCGCCATGGCTTGGGGGGCAACAAAGATTTCCGCCTCGGTTGATACTGGGATAGGCAGGCGGTGCAATGCGCATGCCGAAGATGAAGGTGAAGAACAATTTGTTATTGCTGACACCAGAACTTTACATGAAATAGAAACCGATTTGGAGGAAAAAGGTTTGTATGTACTTAGGAATGACTACATCCGTTTATAA
- a CDS encoding thiazole synthase, protein MDKWRLGKKEFSSRFILGSGKYAPELIDAAVRCAGAEMVTVALRRANTVDVKNILDYVPKQVTIVPNTSGARNADEAVRMARLARELGCGDYVKIEIMRDSKYLLPDNAATLVATEELAKEGFIVLPYMYPDLNFARDLRDAGAAAIMPLAAPIGSNKGLATKDFIQILVDEIDLPIIVDAGIGRPSQAAEAMEMGVAAIMANTGIATAGDITRMAEAFKLGIEAGRLAYLAQPGRVLGRGAAPSSPLRDFFN, encoded by the coding sequence ATGGATAAATGGAGGTTAGGCAAAAAAGAATTCAGCTCACGGTTTATTTTGGGTTCGGGCAAATATGCGCCGGAGTTGATTGATGCGGCTGTGCGGTGTGCCGGAGCGGAAATGGTCACGGTAGCTTTGCGCCGGGCCAATACGGTTGATGTAAAAAATATTCTTGACTATGTTCCTAAGCAGGTTACTATTGTCCCCAACACCAGCGGGGCGAGGAATGCAGATGAGGCGGTCCGCATGGCCCGTTTGGCACGGGAATTGGGCTGCGGCGATTATGTTAAGATCGAAATTATGCGCGATTCAAAATATTTGCTACCTGACAATGCTGCAACATTAGTGGCTACTGAAGAGCTGGCCAAAGAAGGGTTCATTGTTTTGCCGTACATGTATCCGGACCTTAATTTTGCCCGTGATTTGCGTGATGCCGGAGCAGCAGCCATAATGCCCTTGGCCGCTCCGATTGGCAGTAATAAGGGCTTAGCCACAAAAGATTTTATTCAGATTTTGGTTGATGAAATTGATTTGCCGATAATTGTGGACGCAGGTATCGGGCGTCCATCTCAAGCCGCGGAAGCGATGGAAATGGGGGTGGCAGCAATTATGGCCAATACTGGTATTGCCACGGCCGGAGATATTACGCGCATGGCGGAAGCTTTTAAACTGGGAATTGAGGCTGGCCGTCTGGCCTATCTCGCGCAGCCTGGCAGAGTATTAGGGCGAGGAGCTGCTCCATCTTCACCGTTAAGGGATTTCTTTAATTAG